The DNA region CTCACCGGCGACAACGCCCGGACGGGAGCGGCCATCGCCCAGGACCTGGGGATGGACGTGCAGGCCGAGCTCCTGCCTGAGGACAAACTGCGCGTGATCGCCGCCCTGAAAGCGCGGGGCGGTGTGGCGATGGTCGGGGACGGCATCAACGACGCGCCTGCGCTCGCCCAGTCGGACGTCGGCATCGCGATGGGTGGCGGTACGGACGTGGCCCTGGAAACGGCCGACGCGGCCCTCCTGCAAGAACGGGTCACCGGCGTGGCGGACTTGATCGGCCTCTCTCGGGCGACCATGAACAACATCAAGGTGAACATCGCCTTTGCACTGGGCCTCAAGGCGATTTTCCTCGTCACGACCCTGCTGGGGTATACCAACCTCTGGATGGCGATTCTGGCCGACACGGGAGCCACCGCCCTGGTCACCGCCAACGCCCTGCGGCTGCTGCGCTGGAAGGGCAGCCACACCGCAGCCGCCCGCGCCGTGCCACCCGCACCAACCCCCAGCCGCGCCTGAGAGCCTCCCCAGGACCACCCATGCCCGAGATCACCCTCTACACCGTTCCCAACTGCGCGGACTGCGAAGCCATCAAGCGGCTGCTTACGCACCGCGGTGTCCCCTTCGCCGAGAACAACGTGCGGGAGGACCCGGAAGCGCTCGCCGAGATGCAGGCCAAAGCGGACGTCCGTATCGCCCCCGTCACCGTGATCGGCGAGCAGGTTCTGTACGGCCCTTTCGACGAGCAGCGCCCCCGGATTCTGGCTGCCCTGGAGCGTGTGTTCCCTTGAGTCCCCGCTTCTTTCCGATCCCCCCGCTGATCCGCGTGCGTTCTGCCGTCCATCACCCCTGGCGAGGTCCCCAGTGAGGTCGCGTCTGTGGCTCCTCACGGCCATCACGGCCCTACTGGTGCTCGAAGGCCTGCTCAAGGCCTGGGCCGCCCAACACCTGGCCCCCGGCGTGGACCGCCCCCTGCTCCCCGGCCTGCTGCACCTAGGCTTTACCCTCAATCCCGGCATGGCCTGGGGCCTGCTGGGCAGCTTCACGGCTCCCCTAGCCCTCCTGCGCCTGACCGTGGGCGTGGTCATCCTGGCCGCCCTGCTGTCAGGGCGCGTCCCCACCGCACATACCTGGCCACTCGGATTGCTCGCGGCGGGGGCGCTCGGGAACGCCGTGGACGGCCTCGCGCGCGGCGCAGTCGTCGACTATCTGACCTCGCCCTTGCTGGACCTCGCCGCGCGGCCGCTCATCGGTCGTCCCTTTCCCATCTTCAACCTGTCGGACATCCTCGTCTGCACCGGCATCGCCTGGCTGCTCTTCCAGTCCTGGCAGGAGCAGCGCCGACTGCCGGGCACGGACCCTTCCCTCCGACCGTTCCTCAAGGAGAACCCATGAACCGACTGATCGTGCTGACCCTGCCCTTAATGCTCGCCGCCTGCACCCAGAAGGGTGGAGAGATCGAGGGCGTGCAGTCCTTCAAGAACACCGGCGGTGCCCACCAGGAAGGCCGCATCGCCTACGAGCAGACGCCTCCTGCGGGTGGCCCGCACAATCCCTCCTGGCAAAACTGCGGCATATACGATCGCCCGCTCTACGACGAGTACGCGGTCCACAGCCTGGAACACGGGGCGGTCTGGATCACGTACAAGCAGGATCTCCCGACCAGTCAGGTCCTGCAACTCAAGGAAGTGGTGGAGGGACGGCCGTACACCCTGCTCTCCCCCATGAGACGCAAGAGGCTCCGGTCGTGGTCAGTGCCTGGAACAAGCAGCTCGCCGTGGAGAACGCCGGGGACTCCCGTATCCAGGACTTCATTCAGATGTATGCCCAGGGCGGTGAAGCGCCGGAAATCGGGGCCTCGTGCAGCGGCGCGTACAACGGCACCGTTTGATGGCCCCCTGGGCGGCGGGCCTCCTCAGTCTGGCGCTGCTGAGCGGCGGACTGGCCGTTGCCTGGCCCCGCCCACCGTCCGAGGGGAGCCCGGACGTCACCTTCGCCCGTGACATGAGCGCGCACCATGCACAGGCGGTGGACCTGAGCGTCACGATGTTCAAGCGCGCGGCGGACCCGGCCGTGAAGCTGCTCGCCCAGGACATCCTGCT from Deinococcus sp. HSC-46F16 includes:
- a CDS encoding glutaredoxin family protein — translated: MPEITLYTVPNCADCEAIKRLLTHRGVPFAENNVREDPEALAEMQAKADVRIAPVTVIGEQVLYGPFDEQRPRILAALERVFP
- a CDS encoding signal peptidase II, with the protein product MRSRLWLLTAITALLVLEGLLKAWAAQHLAPGVDRPLLPGLLHLGFTLNPGMAWGLLGSFTAPLALLRLTVGVVILAALLSGRVPTAHTWPLGLLAAGALGNAVDGLARGAVVDYLTSPLLDLAARPLIGRPFPIFNLSDILVCTGIAWLLFQSWQEQRRLPGTDPSLRPFLKENP